Within Mongoliitalea daihaiensis, the genomic segment ATTTGCAAATACTGGTTTAGATCAGATTCAGGCGATGCTGAAAGTAGATGTGAATTCTTTTTCATTGAGGCCCAATTTGACATTGAATAGAGTCAATAATTATGTATTTTTTAATCAAGAGCAGCAGGCGACTCAATCAACAGCTGAAGCATTTATGATTATACCTGGTATTCGATCCAGTGTGAATCTCAGAAAAAAATTATTTTGGGAAAGTGAAGTATATTATACCTTGATAGAAGGAGAAGGTGCCTCTAACTTTAGAATCCCATCTTGGTTTATAAATTCTAGAATTTACTATGAGTCCCCTATGTTTGATGACAATCTATATATCCAAATAGGATTAGACGGTCGATTTAGAAGTGATTTTCTTGCAGAAGATTATAATCCTGCGATGCAGCAGTTTTTCTTGCAGGATGAGTTCAATGTGTTTGCCTACCCGGTTGTAGACTTTTTTATCAATGCAAGAATCAACCGAACCAGAATATTATTCCGGTTCAATCATTTGAATATCAATACACTTCAACAGCCTGGATATTTTGTCACTCCTTATTACACGGGGTTGCGTCGAGTATTTGATATTGGGATTAGTTGGCCTTTATTTGATTAGATGATGAGCTGGGAAGAGAATACCAAGCAAAAAATGTTGCATTTGAAACTGCCTACAGATCCCCGATGGGTGAATATAGCAGAGATGAATTTGGAAGATATTTTGGTGGACCATGCCTACTGTGAGCAAAAAGCAGCCTCCTCCTGTATTTCGTTGATTGTAAATTTTTCTGATTTTCCTGAATTGGTAGATCTACTTACCCCTGTTGTAGCAGAGGAGTGGGGGCATTTTGAGCGAGTCCTAGAACACCTCAAAAAGCGGGGCATGGAACTGGGTAAGCCACGAAAAGATGAGTATGTAGTGAAGTTATCGCAGTTTGTCAAAAAAGGAGGCAGCAGAGCGCAGCAATTGACGGAATATCTATTGATGAATGCTTTGATTGAAGCAAGGAGTTGTGAACGTTTTAAGCTCTTGTATCAGCATATCCAAGATGAGGAATTGAAAAAATTTTACTACGAACTGATGATTTCCGAAGCAGGCCATTTCGTTAATTTTATTGAGTTAGCGAGAGATATTTTTGATACTGAAAAAGTCAATATCCGTTGGAAGGAGTGGTTGGAATATGAGGCAGAAGTGATTCGTAATTTAGAAATCAGGGGAGATCGCATGCATTGAAGAGTTGGTTTTTTCTTTTTTAAAAAAATCTGCGCTGATTTTGGCTAATATTCCTTAATATTAAGTTCTATTTAGAAGAAATTTTTAATTCTGTTCAAATCCGAACATTCTATGAATTTGATTGAAAATATTAAAGAAGCCTTACGGTCAGTTAAATCAAACTTGCTACGAACCATCCTTACAGGGACAATTATTGCGATTGGTATCACCGCCTTGGTAGGAATGCTGACTGCTATTGATGGAATCAAAGCACAAATTGAAGATAGCTTTTCTGGCTTAGGGGCCAGTAATTTTGATGTTCGATCCAAAGGCTTCTCTGGTGGTTCTTCTGTGCAAGACGGGAAGGTTGAGAAATCTTTTCCTCTGGTAAAATACCGTGAGCTGAAAGCATTTCAAATAGATTTCAATAACACGGCTCCATCGACCATCTTTACTACTGTTTCTGGTGCTGCTGAAGTGAAAAGAGGATCTAAAAAGACCAATCCAAATGTTCGTGTGACAGCCGTAGATGATTTGTATTTTAAAATAAAGGCATTGAAAATAGAGATTGGAAGAAATTTCAGTGCTACAGAATTGCAGTATGGTACTAACGTTTGTGTGATTGGACAAGATGTTATAGAGACCTTATTTGACAAAAATGAGGATCCCATAAATCAGTATATTACGGTTTTCGGTAATCGATATACGATTGTGGGGATTTTGGAAAAGCAAGGAAATGTAGGTGGCGGACCAGGTGCTGATCGAGCAATTTTTATTCCCATTGAAAATGGAGCAAGATTAGATACAAGAGGAAGTTTACGCTACACCCTAACAGTCAATGGATCAGATCCATTGCAATTGGATTACGAAATGGGGCAAGCTACAGGATTGATGCGAAAAGTTCGACAAGATAGAGTTGGAGAAGAAGATTCCTTTGAAATTGCTAAAAGTAGATCTGTTGGTGAAAGCTTAGAAGAAGTCGCTGGATACTTAAGGATTGGAGGGTTTGGAATTGGTTTTATCACCTTGTTGGGTGCAGCCATAGGCTTGATGAATATTATGATGGTATCAGTAACAGAGCGTACAAGAGAAATCGGTATTCGTAAAGCTTTGGGCGCTACACCGCTCAGAATTCGTCAGCAGTTTTTGATTGAGGCAATTGTGATTTGTATCCTCGGAGGAATTTTGGGAGTATTTTTGGGGATTGGTATTGGCAATATTGTAGCCAATGCGATTGGTCCTGGTGGATTTCTGATTCCATGGACTTGGATTATTGTAGCTTTCTTAATTTGTATTTTTGTTGGGTTGGCATCAGGCTATTTTCCAGCACGCAAAGCAAGTCGATTGGATCCTATTGAATCTTTACGTTACGAATAGCATGAAGACAGAGATCTATGATGCAATTGTAGTAGGGTCAGGGATAAGCGGAGGATGGGCCGCTAAAGAGTTTTGCGAAAAAGGTTTCAAGACCCTAGTCTTGGAGAGAGGCAGGATGGTTGAGCATAAGACGGACTATCCTACAAGCCTTTCCAATCCATGGGAAATGCCGCATCGCAATAAAATTATTTTAGCAGAAAAAGAAGCCAATCCTGTGGTTAATCGCTGTTATGCCTATGCAGAAGATACGCAGCACTTTTTTGTCAAAGATCAAGAGCATCCTTATCAACAAGAGAAGCCATTTGATTGGATCAGAGGGTATCAGGTTGGAGGAAAATCACTGACGTGGGCCAGGCAGACGCAACGCTGGAGTAAGTATGACTTTGAAGGCCCTGCCCGTGATGGTTTTGCGGTAGATTGGCCAATTAGGTATGAGGATATAGCTCCTTGGTACAGTTATGTTGAGCGGTTTGTTGGAATTAGTGGAAATAGAGATGGAGTGGATACGCTTCCGGATGGGGAGTTTCTCCCGTCATGGACTATGAACTGTGTTGAAAAAGATATCCGCGACAGAATTGTAGAAAATTATTCCGATCGGAACGTTCTCATTGGAAGGTGTGCACACTTAACCAAACCTCAGGAACACCACTTGAACATGGGTAGGGGGCAGTGCATGGCACGAAATCAATGTTATCGGGGATGCCCTTATGGGGCATACTTCAGTTCCAATTCCGCAACCTTACCAGCGGCTATGGCAACCGGAAATTTAACTATTAGGCCTGATTCGGTTGCACATTCGCTGATTTATGACGATCGGTTGGAGAAAGTAACAGGAGTACGGGTGGTAGACGCTGAGTCTAAGGATTTAAAGGAGTATTATGCTAAGGTGATATTTTTAAATGCAGCCTGTTTGAATACGAATTTAATTTTACTCAACAGTACTTCCAATCGTTTTCCAGAAGGACTCGGGAATGACCATGGCTTATTGGGGAAATATATAGCCTTCCACAATTACAGAGGAAATATTCTTGCGGATGTGCAAGGATATGAGGATAAGTATTATTTCGGTAGAAGGCCAACTTCAGTTATGATGCCGAATTTTAGAAATGTACACCGACAAGAAATGGATTTCCTCCGAGGATATATGACTTTTTATACGGCAGGAAGAGGCGGTTGGGGAGGTGTTAGAGATGCGCCTTTTGGGGAGCAGTTTAAAGAACTCAATTCAGAACCAGGTCCTTGGCATGTGTATATGATGATGCAAGGAGAGACTATACCAAAAGCTGCCAATCATGTTCGGTTAAGTAAGGAATTGGTAGATCCTTGGGGAATACCTCAGTTGGTTGTTTCGGTAGATTACGATGACAATGACGAGAAGATTTTACAAGATTTTTTCTCCCAAGGTTCGGACATGCTTTCTGCAGCGGGCTGTTCCAATATCCGAACTATTGATACCAAGCAAGCTCCCGGGCTGGATATTCACGAAATGGGAGGGGTACGTATGGGAAGAGACCGTAAAACCTCCATGCTCAATGGCTACAATCAAATGCATGCGTGCAAAAATGTGTTTGTTACTGATGGAGCATGTATGACATCTACTGGTACACAAAACCCTTCGATTACGTATATGGCATTGACAGCAAGAGCTGTCGACTATGCTGTAAGCCAACTTAAAAAAGGGAACATCTGAAAATTAACTTTCAGAAAAATAGGTGAATCAAAAAAAAATAGAACGATATTCATTGTATTAGTTTTCAATTTTTTTTAAATTTATTGGAGTTAGTTCCAATATTTATGAAAAGTTCATTTTTGAAATCCTTTGGGGGATTTCTACTCATCAGTTGCCTCACTTTTAGTCAGGCGTTTGCACAAGCAGATTTGAAATTTGGTAAACTTCCAAATGATTTAATCACCAAAAAGTATCAAGAGTCTTACCCGGATGATCCTGCGGTGGTTTTGCATGCCAGTTCTCATGCTGAGATTCAATATCAGCAAAATAATGGTTTTGTGATTAAATATAGGGTATACAGGGTGATAAAAGTTCTGAATAAGGATGGATTAGCACATGCTGATTTAGAAATCCCGTATTATAAATTCACAGGTAGGATGGATGGTATTAATTCCTTGAAAGGATTCGTACATTATGAGGATAATGGGAAGCTGGTTAAACAAAAAATTGATAAAGAGAATATTTTTGATGAGGCAGTATCCAAAACCTATGCCATCAAAAAAGTCACACCTCCATCAGTCCGAGAAGGAGCAGTTGTAGAAATTTATTATGAACTGACCTCCGATTTATTCAATTATGTCAGAGAATGGTTCTTTCAGGAAGAGATTCCAACTGTATGGAGTGAATATAGCTTTGAGTACCCAGAATACTTTACTTATGCTCAAACTACCCAAGGTCACTTAAGATTTGCCAAAAATGAGCAGACAACCGGTTCAGGTGTGGCAAGTTGGATGGAAACTGAAAGAGTGAGTAATCGAGTTGCTACAGCCTCACAATCTTCTTCACAACGAGTAGATTATAGTACTCGGAAAATTGCATTGGCTGTCAAAAATGCACCTGGATTAAAGACCGAACCATATATAGATAATCCATTCAGTTATGCCTCTCGCGTAGATTTACAACTAAAGTCGGTACAATTCCCCAACAGTCAGCCTCAACAAATTACAGGTACCTGGCAGGAAGTTGCTGAGTCGTTATTAAAAGATGAAGATTTTGGTAAATATCTGTCCAAGGGCAAGTTTTCAAAAGAACTGGCTGCTCAGATTACAGATGGATTGGAAACTCCAGAGGAAAAAGTAGTGGCTGTATATAATCATATAACTTCTCATGTGGCATGGGATGGCGTCCGGGGTATTTATCCAAGAAAATCTTTGGATAAGGTGTATAAAGAAGGGAAAGGGTCTATTGCAGAAATCAATTTGCTTCAAACACTTCTATTGATTGAGTTGGGTTTTGACGCTTATGCTGTAGTCAGTACGAGTAGAGATAAAGGATTTTTAAATCCTGCTAATCCAGTGATGCATAAATTGAATTATGTTACTACTCTTGTTCAGATAGAAGATCAGCAATTGTTATTGGATGCTTCTGATGCCTCTTTACCATTTGGCTATCTTCCTACGAGGGCCATCAATAATTCTGGATTGATTGTGGTTTCTGGAGGTTCAAAGTGGGCTAATTTGAAAAACTCCAAAGTAAACTCGTATACCTCACTCATTAATGTGAGCTTCACAGAACAGGGACAAATACAAGAAGTTCAACGCAACTCATTTGGTTATCAGTCCTCTTTAATTCGTAAACGTATTCAAAGTGAAGGAAAAGATAAATATGTAGCAGACATTCATGCCCAAAGTAAATCTTGGACCATTCGTGATTATGCCATGGAGAATGAGTCGGAAAGGGATTTACCATTTGTTGAAAAGCTAACCTTGTTTTCTGTTGATGGATCTTCTAGTTTACCGCCTTTGATTTACATCGCACCTTTTGAAGAAGGTATTTTGGCGGATAATCCATTCAATCAAGAGAAAAGAGATTTTCCCATTGACTTTATTTATCCAACCAAAAGGCAATTAGTCTATGTGCTAGACATTCCTGAAGGGTATGTAGTTGATGAAATGCCTAAACCTCAATTATTGAATTTCCAGGATAAGAAAATTGTCTACAGTTACAGAATATCTCAAATTGCCGCTAATAAACTTCAGGTGATGGTCAGTTACCAGTTGAATGAGACCATGTACACACCTAAGGAATATCTAGAAGTTAAAACCTTCTTCCAAGAGGTGTCAAAAAAACAAAAGGAGGTGATTGTTCTAAAAAAGGCTTCGAATGCGATTTAGTATTTTCTTCTTACTTTACTACTGTCTGATCCTTCCTGTTATTGCACAGCAGATACAGTTGCCTGAAGATTGGAAAAATGCTCCAGCTGTCATCCATGAGAGTATAGAGGAAGTTACCGTCGATGCATCAGGGAAGTTTACTGTTCGAAAAAAGCTAAAAGCAACTATTCTAAAAACAGATGCTAATTCTCTTGCTGTTTTATCGGTGCCCTATTCTAAAAGCATCAAGGTGAAGAATATTACCGGTGAGGCTACCGATCTGCAGGGTAAAATCATATATAAATTTAAAAAGTCAGATATTCAAGACTATAGTAATTTCAGTTCTTTTTCTGTGTATGAGGATAACCGAGTGAAAGTATTAGATATTCAGCAACATCGATTGCCTTATACGGTAAGTTTCGATTACGAATTGGAGTATCCAAATTTGTATTACATTCCTTCATGGATACCTCAGCCTTACACCAAAATTCCAGTTCAGAAAGCTAGTATTCGGTACAGTATTCCTTCTGATAAAACAATTCGATTTTTCTCCAAAACGATTTCTGATGATTTTAAGTCTGAAAAAAAAGAGGGTGACAAAATTGTATATGCATGGGAAATGCAGGATTTAAATCCAGTGAAAGTAGAGCCTTTAGCATCTAGAGATAGTCAGTCTTACCATCATCTATTAGTATCTCCTGCTGAATTTGTTTATGATGGATTTGCAGGAACGCTCAATTCTTGGGAAGAAATGGGAGTTTGGTTTTATAAACTCAATCAAGGAAAAAGAGAGCTACCACAGAAAACTATGGATGATGTCAAGCAGATTATATCGGGGTTGGATAGCGATTTGGAGAAAATTCAAGCGCTCTACCAGTATATGCAAAATAAAACTCGCTATGTAAGTATTCAACTTGGTTTGGGTGGTTTGATGCCTTTCGATGCCATGAATGTAGAAAAAAATGGATTTGGAGACTGTAAAGCACTTTCCAATTATATGGGTGCTTTGTTAGATGTGGCCGGTATCGAAAATTACTATACTTTGATACATGGGGGAGGTGCTCCTCGAAAAGTTTATCCCGAATTTACAGCGGATTACTTTAATCATGTCATATTAGCAGTCCCTCAAAAAGATGGAGATTATCTGTTTTTAGAATGTACAGATCAAAATAATCCATTTGGATATTTATCAGACTTCACTTCTGATAGATATGCCTTATTGATTACCCCAGAAGGGGGAAAACTTGTACGTACACCCAAATATGGATATGCGCAAAATATACAAATTCATAAGTTTAACTTTAATCTTTCTGAATCAGGTGATGTGCAAGGTACTATACAGCTGGTAGCAAAGGCACTACAAGCAGAGAATAATCGCTTATTGGGTATGGGAAGAGCAGGCGAACAGGATAGAAAAAAATGGGTACAGAGCATGTATAAACTGCCATCAATGACTATTCTAACGTATTCATTCGATGTTTTTCCTGCCCCGATTCCAGAGGCAACATTTGAAGCATCGATACAGGCTAAATATTTTGGTAGTTTGACAGGTAATCGCTTGTTTTTTCAACCTAATCAATTTAATACCCTGAGAAGTTCGCTTACAAGTGCTGAAAATCGCATGACAGATTTTGAAATTGTCATGGGCTTTATAGATGAAGATGAATTTAATTTTTCCTTTCCTCAAGGATACAGTGTGGAGAATTTGCCTAAATCTATAAGCGTTGAAACTAGTTTTGGGTATTTTAAAAATGAGTATCAGCTACACGATACAGGTATGGTTCTACATCGAAAGGTTGAAATGAGGGATGGGGTATACGAGGGTGCGCTTTTTAAAGAGTATGTAGGTTTTCTTTCTCTTGTAGAGCAAGCAGATAAAGCAAAAATAGTATTAAAAAGGAACTAGCTGCTAGTTCCTTTTTAATCATGCTTTTCATAAACCATCTCTGGCTCTACCACTTCCACATTTCCACGCTCATTGATACTTGTCAAAGTGACCGTTTTGAGTTCATTGATCAACAAAGGGTCATATTTGGCAGCCACTCGGATGTAATTTTCAGTAAATCCATGCATCTGACCATTTTCCACATCTTCTTCAAAAAGCACGGTAAAGGTTTTGCCTAGATTATCCTCATAGAATTTTCTACGCTTTTTCTCAGAAAGGATCCTGAGCATTTTGGAACGTTCATTTCGCTTTTTCATTGGTACTACACCATCCATCTCAACTGCCCGTGTATTGGCTCGCTCAGAGTAGGTAAATACGTGAAGATAGGAAATGT encodes:
- a CDS encoding ABC transporter permease, whose translation is MNLIENIKEALRSVKSNLLRTILTGTIIAIGITALVGMLTAIDGIKAQIEDSFSGLGASNFDVRSKGFSGGSSVQDGKVEKSFPLVKYRELKAFQIDFNNTAPSTIFTTVSGAAEVKRGSKKTNPNVRVTAVDDLYFKIKALKIEIGRNFSATELQYGTNVCVIGQDVIETLFDKNEDPINQYITVFGNRYTIVGILEKQGNVGGGPGADRAIFIPIENGARLDTRGSLRYTLTVNGSDPLQLDYEMGQATGLMRKVRQDRVGEEDSFEIAKSRSVGESLEEVAGYLRIGGFGIGFITLLGAAIGLMNIMMVSVTERTREIGIRKALGATPLRIRQQFLIEAIVICILGGILGVFLGIGIGNIVANAIGPGGFLIPWTWIIVAFLICIFVGLASGYFPARKASRLDPIESLRYE
- a CDS encoding GMC oxidoreductase, with translation MKTEIYDAIVVGSGISGGWAAKEFCEKGFKTLVLERGRMVEHKTDYPTSLSNPWEMPHRNKIILAEKEANPVVNRCYAYAEDTQHFFVKDQEHPYQQEKPFDWIRGYQVGGKSLTWARQTQRWSKYDFEGPARDGFAVDWPIRYEDIAPWYSYVERFVGISGNRDGVDTLPDGEFLPSWTMNCVEKDIRDRIVENYSDRNVLIGRCAHLTKPQEHHLNMGRGQCMARNQCYRGCPYGAYFSSNSATLPAAMATGNLTIRPDSVAHSLIYDDRLEKVTGVRVVDAESKDLKEYYAKVIFLNAACLNTNLILLNSTSNRFPEGLGNDHGLLGKYIAFHNYRGNILADVQGYEDKYYFGRRPTSVMMPNFRNVHRQEMDFLRGYMTFYTAGRGGWGGVRDAPFGEQFKELNSEPGPWHVYMMMQGETIPKAANHVRLSKELVDPWGIPQLVVSVDYDDNDEKILQDFFSQGSDMLSAAGCSNIRTIDTKQAPGLDIHEMGGVRMGRDRKTSMLNGYNQMHACKNVFVTDGACMTSTGTQNPSITYMALTARAVDYAVSQLKKGNI
- a CDS encoding DUF3857 domain-containing protein; its protein translation is MRFSIFFLLYYCLILPVIAQQIQLPEDWKNAPAVIHESIEEVTVDASGKFTVRKKLKATILKTDANSLAVLSVPYSKSIKVKNITGEATDLQGKIIYKFKKSDIQDYSNFSSFSVYEDNRVKVLDIQQHRLPYTVSFDYELEYPNLYYIPSWIPQPYTKIPVQKASIRYSIPSDKTIRFFSKTISDDFKSEKKEGDKIVYAWEMQDLNPVKVEPLASRDSQSYHHLLVSPAEFVYDGFAGTLNSWEEMGVWFYKLNQGKRELPQKTMDDVKQIISGLDSDLEKIQALYQYMQNKTRYVSIQLGLGGLMPFDAMNVEKNGFGDCKALSNYMGALLDVAGIENYYTLIHGGGAPRKVYPEFTADYFNHVILAVPQKDGDYLFLECTDQNNPFGYLSDFTSDRYALLITPEGGKLVRTPKYGYAQNIQIHKFNFNLSESGDVQGTIQLVAKALQAENNRLLGMGRAGEQDRKKWVQSMYKLPSMTILTYSFDVFPAPIPEATFEASIQAKYFGSLTGNRLFFQPNQFNTLRSSLTSAENRMTDFEIVMGFIDEDEFNFSFPQGYSVENLPKSISVETSFGYFKNEYQLHDTGMVLHRKVEMRDGVYEGALFKEYVGFLSLVEQADKAKIVLKRN
- a CDS encoding DUF3857 and transglutaminase domain-containing protein, which produces MKSSFLKSFGGFLLISCLTFSQAFAQADLKFGKLPNDLITKKYQESYPDDPAVVLHASSHAEIQYQQNNGFVIKYRVYRVIKVLNKDGLAHADLEIPYYKFTGRMDGINSLKGFVHYEDNGKLVKQKIDKENIFDEAVSKTYAIKKVTPPSVREGAVVEIYYELTSDLFNYVREWFFQEEIPTVWSEYSFEYPEYFTYAQTTQGHLRFAKNEQTTGSGVASWMETERVSNRVATASQSSSQRVDYSTRKIALAVKNAPGLKTEPYIDNPFSYASRVDLQLKSVQFPNSQPQQITGTWQEVAESLLKDEDFGKYLSKGKFSKELAAQITDGLETPEEKVVAVYNHITSHVAWDGVRGIYPRKSLDKVYKEGKGSIAEINLLQTLLLIELGFDAYAVVSTSRDKGFLNPANPVMHKLNYVTTLVQIEDQQLLLDASDASLPFGYLPTRAINNSGLIVVSGGSKWANLKNSKVNSYTSLINVSFTEQGQIQEVQRNSFGYQSSLIRKRIQSEGKDKYVADIHAQSKSWTIRDYAMENESERDLPFVEKLTLFSVDGSSSLPPLIYIAPFEEGILADNPFNQEKRDFPIDFIYPTKRQLVYVLDIPEGYVVDEMPKPQLLNFQDKKIVYSYRISQIAANKLQVMVSYQLNETMYTPKEYLEVKTFFQEVSKKQKEVIVLKKASNAI
- the miaE gene encoding tRNA-(ms[2]io[6]A)-hydroxylase; protein product: MLHLKLPTDPRWVNIAEMNLEDILVDHAYCEQKAASSCISLIVNFSDFPELVDLLTPVVAEEWGHFERVLEHLKKRGMELGKPRKDEYVVKLSQFVKKGGSRAQQLTEYLLMNALIEARSCERFKLLYQHIQDEELKKFYYELMISEAGHFVNFIELARDIFDTEKVNIRWKEWLEYEAEVIRNLEIRGDRMH